The Bacteroidales bacterium DNA window AAATACACAATATTTAAAAGAACTTTTTATCGTTTTGTAAACGATGTTGTGATACGAAAATTGACATTAAATGTAAACGATGTTGTGAAACTTTTTTGTAAACAATGTTGTGAAACTTATCAAGTATATATTATATTGTAAAATTTATTTCATATCCTATTTAAAGAACTTTTTTAATAACGGGTGCAAAATTATAAAAAAAATCTTCAATAAAAAAATCTTCAACAAAAAAATATTAACAAATAAGTATTTGATTGTTAATAAATTAAATGGTACGTTAATATATAAGCAAATACAATTTTTATTAACAAAATAATAAAAATATTAGATGGTCTCTTTGAAAACTAATGAATTTATTTAGAATTTTTATAGTATAAAAAGGTATTTTTTTACATTTAATTTTTCCTAATTACAACTAATCTGCTATTTGAACAAAAAATTTGCAATTTGTTTTCGAATGTGTGTGTTGTGACGTTTTGATGAATAAATTTGTTGTGCATGTTTTTTTGTAAAAAAATAATTAATTTATTATCAGCTCTTTCCCGAGAGTAGCGAAGACGTTAACTTGAAAGATTTTGAAAGAAAAATACGATAGAAAACATGGTGAAATTAAATAATTAATGCTTAAATTTGCTAAAATATTTAAATTTGTATTAAATTAAAAAAATGGCTGACATAATTGTAAATGACAAGAAGTTTAGTATATATATTAAGCATGACGACATCATTGCTTCCATTGCTGCTTTGGCAGAAAAAATGAATAAAGATCTTCAAGGGAAGAATCCTTTATTTGTAGTTGTTTTAAATGGAGCATTTGTTTTTGCCTCAGAGCTTATCACTAGATATAAAGGCGATTGCGAGGTTTCATTTGTTCGTTTGTCAAGCTATGAAGGCACTGGCTCTAAAAATATTGTAAACGAGCTTCTCGGATTGAATATTGATGTGAAAGACAGAACAGTAGTTATTGTTGAAGATATTGTTGATACTGGGCTTACAATGCTTGTGGCAACTGAAAAGCTACGTGCAGCAGGAGCTAAAGATGTTTTTATTGCTACATTGCTCTTTAAACCAAAGGCTTTTAAGCATAATTATAAAATTCATTACGTAGGCATTGAAATACCAAATGATTTTATTGTTGGTTTTGGGCTAGATTATGACGAAAAAGCAAGAAACCTACCTGATATATATAAAATTTCTGAATAATTATGATTAATATTGCTTTATTTGGGGCGCCGGGTTGTGGAAAAGGAACCCAATCAAAAATGTTATTAGAAAAATATAAGCTAACTTATATTTCTACTGGAGATATGCTGCGTGAAGAAATAGCAAATAAAACAGCATTAGGCTTACAAGCAAAAGATATTATAGAAAAGGGAGGATTGGCTCATGATGATATTATTGTGCAGATAATTGAAAATAAAATCAAAATGAGTCCCGACACAAATGGCTATTTATTTGATGGATTCCCTAGAACTGTTGTGCAGGCTTATATTCTTGAAGGATTAATGCAAAGAATGAATACCTCGCTAACCGCTATGATAAGCTTAGATGTGCCTAGAGATACGCTTGTGGCTAGATTAAAGGAAAGAGCTATAAGAGAAAATAGAGTTGATGATAAAGATATGGAAATCATCAAGTATAGGCTGAAAGAATATGAAGAAAAAACAAAACCTGTAGCAGACTTTTTTGTTGGCTTAAATAAATTTCAATCTATTGATGGTGTTGGCTCTACAGAAGAGGTTTTTGAAAGAATTGATGCTGTTGTTCAAAAATCATTTGATAATATATGGTATAATTTTATTGTTTTTGGTCCTCCAGGCTCAGGCAAAGGCACTCAGGCAAAAAGATTAGCAAAAGAACAAAATCTTGTGTATGTTTCAACAGGAACAATGTTGCGGGAAGAAATTAAAAATAATACAGAAATAGGACGTATTGCTAAGCCATATGTGGATAGCGGAGATATTGTGCCTGATGAAATAGCAATTAGACTAATTGAAGATAAATTACATAAACACCCTACGGCAAAAGGCTATGTTTTTAAAGGATTTCCTCTAACCATTGCTCAGGCTTATATTTTAGATGGTTTGCTTACTAAATTGGGCGGAAAGGTTACTAAGGTTTTTTCTTTCCAGTCTCCAACGTTGATGAATATAAAAAGGCTTTCTCGTCGCTCTAAAACTCCCGAAGCACGCTCATACGACAGAAGTTTAGATGTTATTATTCATCGACTTGAAGTTTACGAACAACGCTCTGCTGCATTGCTAGAATATTATTCTGCAAAAAATTTAATAGAAAACATTGATGCCACAGGAAGTGAAGAAGAGGTTTATTCTGAGTTTGAATCGAAAGTTGATAGAGCAATTAAAATTTTAAGATAATATGTTTAATATGGTCATTTTCGGTCCTCCGGGCTGTGGAAAAGGAACACAAGCGGCTAAAATTGTAGAAAATTACAATTTGCTTCATATTTCTACGGGAGATTTAATTCGTAAAGAAATTAGCCAAAACACAA harbors:
- the hpt gene encoding hypoxanthine phosphoribosyltransferase produces the protein MADIIVNDKKFSIYIKHDDIIASIAALAEKMNKDLQGKNPLFVVVLNGAFVFASELITRYKGDCEVSFVRLSSYEGTGSKNIVNELLGLNIDVKDRTVVIVEDIVDTGLTMLVATEKLRAAGAKDVFIATLLFKPKAFKHNYKIHYVGIEIPNDFIVGFGLDYDEKARNLPDIYKISE
- a CDS encoding adenylate kinase encodes the protein MINIALFGAPGCGKGTQSKMLLEKYKLTYISTGDMLREEIANKTALGLQAKDIIEKGGLAHDDIIVQIIENKIKMSPDTNGYLFDGFPRTVVQAYILEGLMQRMNTSLTAMISLDVPRDTLVARLKERAIRENRVDDKDMEIIKYRLKEYEEKTKPVADFFVGLNKFQSIDGVGSTEEVFERIDAVVQKSFDNIWYNFIVFGPPGSGKGTQAKRLAKEQNLVYVSTGTMLREEIKNNTEIGRIAKPYVDSGDIVPDEIAIRLIEDKLHKHPTAKGYVFKGFPLTIAQAYILDGLLTKLGGKVTKVFSFQSPTLMNIKRLSRRSKTPEARSYDRSLDVIIHRLEVYEQRSAALLEYYSAKNLIENIDATGSEEEVYSEFESKVDRAIKILR